A window from Populus trichocarpa isolate Nisqually-1 chromosome 3, P.trichocarpa_v4.1, whole genome shotgun sequence encodes these proteins:
- the LOC7478126 gene encoding nucleosome assembly protein 1;2 isoform X3, giving the protein MKVSLSPKVRKRMEGLRHLQSQHDELEAQFLEERKALEAKYQKLYQPLYTKRFEIVNGLKEVEGATLTELAGTKEDQATEEKGVPEFWLAAMKTHEVLAAEIKGRDEGALKFINDIKWSRLQDSEGFRLEFYFNPNTYFKNSVLTKTYRIIDELDPILSQAIGTEIEWYPGKCLTKKVIVKKKPRRGSKIAKTITTIKKSESFFTFFTPPRIPENEDDRDDDAYDELQDMIEQDYIVGMIIRDKTIPHAVSWFTGEATKDDEAEKEGERKEGVKKDVNEDHDEEKERALKKGVEDERKEGMEDVHEDHNEEEGGKGALKKGVEEKEAEKQVEKKKNGGAQIQEDQKKELPPECRQL; this is encoded by the exons ATGAAGGTATCATTGTCTCCCAAGGTCAGAAAACGTATGGAGGGTCTCAGACATCTTCAG AGCCAACATGATGAGCTGGAGGCACAGTTTCTTGAGGAGAGAAAGGCATTAGAAGCTAAATACCAGAAGCTTTATCAACCGCTCTACACTAAG AGATTTGAGATTGTGAACGGTCTAAAAGAAGTTGAAGGGGCCACGCTAACTGAATTAGCTGGAACAAAAGAGGATCAAGCTACAGAAG AGAAGGGGGTGCCTGAATTCTGGCTCGCTGCAATGAAAACTCATGAAGTACTAGCAGCGGAG ATTAAGGGACGAGATGAAGGAGCTCTGAAGTTCATTAACGACATCAAGTGGTCGAGACTTCAAGATTCTGAGGGTTTCAGGCTGGAGTTTTACTTCAATCCTAATACTTACTTCAAAAATTCTGTCCTGACAAAGACCTATCGCATAATTGATGAACTTGATCCTATTTTGAGCCAAGCAATTGG GACGGAAATTGAATGGTATCCTGGGAAATGCTTGACGAAGAAGGTGATTGTGAAGAAGAAACCAAGAAGGGGGTCAAAGATTGCCAAAACCATCACAACAATTAAGAAGAGTGAAAGTTTCTTCACATTCTTTACTCCTCCTCGGATCCCTGAGAATGAGGATGACCGAGATGATGATGCT TATGATGAACTTCAGGACATGATAGAACAGGACTACATTGTAGG TATGATTATTCGGGACAAAACCATTCCTCATGCTGTGTCATGGTTTACTGGAGAGGCTACCAAGGACGATGAGGCTGAGAAGgaaggggaaagaaaagaaggcgTGAAGAAGGACGTCAATGAGGACCatgatgaggaaaaagaaagggcCCTGAAGAAGGGCGTCgaagatgaaagaaaagaaggcaTGGAGGACGTCCATGAAGACCATAATGAGGAAGAGGGGGGAAAGGGGGCCCTAAAGAAGGGCGTCGAAGAGAAAGAGGCAGAAAAACAGGTCGAGAAGAAG AAGAATGGAGGAGCACAAATCCAGGAAGATCAGAAAAAGGAGCTCCCTCCTGAGTGCAGGCAACTGTAG
- the LOC7478126 gene encoding nucleosome assembly protein 1;2 isoform X1 translates to MKVSLSPKVRKRMEGLRHLQSQHDELEAQFLEERKALEAKYQKLYQPLYTKRFEIVNGLKEVEGATLTELAGTKEDQATEEKGVPEFWLAAMKTHEVLAAEIKGRDEGALKFINDIKWSRLQDSEGFRLEFYFNPNTYFKNSVLTKTYRIIDELDPILSQAIGTEIEWYPGKCLTKKVIVKKKPRRGSKIAKTITTIKKSESFFTFFTPPRIPENEDDRDDDAYDELQDMIEQDYIVGMIIRDKTIPHAVSWFTGEATKDDEAEKEGERKEGVKKDVNEDHDEEKERALKKGVEDERKEGMEDVHEDHNEEEGGKGALKKGVEEKEAEKQVEKKKNGGAQIQEGQKNGGAQIQEGQKNGGAQIQEDQKKELPPECRQL, encoded by the exons ATGAAGGTATCATTGTCTCCCAAGGTCAGAAAACGTATGGAGGGTCTCAGACATCTTCAG AGCCAACATGATGAGCTGGAGGCACAGTTTCTTGAGGAGAGAAAGGCATTAGAAGCTAAATACCAGAAGCTTTATCAACCGCTCTACACTAAG AGATTTGAGATTGTGAACGGTCTAAAAGAAGTTGAAGGGGCCACGCTAACTGAATTAGCTGGAACAAAAGAGGATCAAGCTACAGAAG AGAAGGGGGTGCCTGAATTCTGGCTCGCTGCAATGAAAACTCATGAAGTACTAGCAGCGGAG ATTAAGGGACGAGATGAAGGAGCTCTGAAGTTCATTAACGACATCAAGTGGTCGAGACTTCAAGATTCTGAGGGTTTCAGGCTGGAGTTTTACTTCAATCCTAATACTTACTTCAAAAATTCTGTCCTGACAAAGACCTATCGCATAATTGATGAACTTGATCCTATTTTGAGCCAAGCAATTGG GACGGAAATTGAATGGTATCCTGGGAAATGCTTGACGAAGAAGGTGATTGTGAAGAAGAAACCAAGAAGGGGGTCAAAGATTGCCAAAACCATCACAACAATTAAGAAGAGTGAAAGTTTCTTCACATTCTTTACTCCTCCTCGGATCCCTGAGAATGAGGATGACCGAGATGATGATGCT TATGATGAACTTCAGGACATGATAGAACAGGACTACATTGTAGG TATGATTATTCGGGACAAAACCATTCCTCATGCTGTGTCATGGTTTACTGGAGAGGCTACCAAGGACGATGAGGCTGAGAAGgaaggggaaagaaaagaaggcgTGAAGAAGGACGTCAATGAGGACCatgatgaggaaaaagaaagggcCCTGAAGAAGGGCGTCgaagatgaaagaaaagaaggcaTGGAGGACGTCCATGAAGACCATAATGAGGAAGAGGGGGGAAAGGGGGCCCTAAAGAAGGGCGTCGAAGAGAAAGAGGCAGAAAAACAGGTCGAGAAGAAG AAGAATGGAGGAGCACAAATCCAGGAAGGTCAGAAGAATGGAGGAGCACAAATCCAGGAAGGTCAGAAGAATGGAGGAGCACAAATCCAGGAAGATCAGAAAAAGGAGCTCCCTCCTGAGTGCAGGCAACTGTAG
- the LOC7478126 gene encoding nucleosome assembly protein 1;2 isoform X2 produces the protein MKVSLSPKVRKRMEGLRHLQSQHDELEAQFLEERKALEAKYQKLYQPLYTKRFEIVNGLKEVEGATLTELAGTKEDQATEEKGVPEFWLAAMKTHEVLAAEIKGRDEGALKFINDIKWSRLQDSEGFRLEFYFNPNTYFKNSVLTKTYRIIDELDPILSQAIGTEIEWYPGKCLTKKVIVKKKPRRGSKIAKTITTIKKSESFFTFFTPPRIPENEDDRDDDAYDELQDMIEQDYIVGMIIRDKTIPHAVSWFTGEATKDDEAEKEGERKEGVKKDVNEDHDEEKERALKKGVEDERKEGMEDVHEDHNEEEGGKGALKKGVEEKEAEKQVEKKKNGGAQIQEGQKNGGAQIQEDQKKELPPECRQL, from the exons ATGAAGGTATCATTGTCTCCCAAGGTCAGAAAACGTATGGAGGGTCTCAGACATCTTCAG AGCCAACATGATGAGCTGGAGGCACAGTTTCTTGAGGAGAGAAAGGCATTAGAAGCTAAATACCAGAAGCTTTATCAACCGCTCTACACTAAG AGATTTGAGATTGTGAACGGTCTAAAAGAAGTTGAAGGGGCCACGCTAACTGAATTAGCTGGAACAAAAGAGGATCAAGCTACAGAAG AGAAGGGGGTGCCTGAATTCTGGCTCGCTGCAATGAAAACTCATGAAGTACTAGCAGCGGAG ATTAAGGGACGAGATGAAGGAGCTCTGAAGTTCATTAACGACATCAAGTGGTCGAGACTTCAAGATTCTGAGGGTTTCAGGCTGGAGTTTTACTTCAATCCTAATACTTACTTCAAAAATTCTGTCCTGACAAAGACCTATCGCATAATTGATGAACTTGATCCTATTTTGAGCCAAGCAATTGG GACGGAAATTGAATGGTATCCTGGGAAATGCTTGACGAAGAAGGTGATTGTGAAGAAGAAACCAAGAAGGGGGTCAAAGATTGCCAAAACCATCACAACAATTAAGAAGAGTGAAAGTTTCTTCACATTCTTTACTCCTCCTCGGATCCCTGAGAATGAGGATGACCGAGATGATGATGCT TATGATGAACTTCAGGACATGATAGAACAGGACTACATTGTAGG TATGATTATTCGGGACAAAACCATTCCTCATGCTGTGTCATGGTTTACTGGAGAGGCTACCAAGGACGATGAGGCTGAGAAGgaaggggaaagaaaagaaggcgTGAAGAAGGACGTCAATGAGGACCatgatgaggaaaaagaaagggcCCTGAAGAAGGGCGTCgaagatgaaagaaaagaaggcaTGGAGGACGTCCATGAAGACCATAATGAGGAAGAGGGGGGAAAGGGGGCCCTAAAGAAGGGCGTCGAAGAGAAAGAGGCAGAAAAACAGGTCGAGAAGAAG AAGAATGGAGGAGCACAAATCCAGGAAGGTCAGAAGAATGGAGGAGCACAAATCCAGGAAGATCAGAAAAAGGAGCTCCCTCCTGAGTGCAGGCAACTGTAG
- the LOC18096628 gene encoding partner of Y14 and mago isoform X1 yields MADLSKTLEEGERIVTPSRRPDGTLRKPIRIRAGYTPQDEVAVYQSKGALWRKETQTQEVPPGYDPVVPTKPKTKSVKRNERKKDKRLQQAAVEKGKNSEAMEDGNMEKGALPAEDLGCASESFESLASQMNELAVSSNSSVDLADSSNMESQLQDIDKRIRALKKKIRLAEAQQQKTMSQEMKPEQMEKLTKLEGWRQELKLLEVKNAEEASS; encoded by the exons ATGGCAGACTTAAGCAAAACCCTAGAAGAAGGGGAGAGAATTGTGACTCCCAGCAGACGACCTGACGGTACCCTTAGAAAACCCATTCGGATTCGGGCTGGTTATACCCCCCAAGACGAAGTCGCCGTCTACCAATCCAAAGGGGCCCTG TGGAGAAAGGAAACGCAGACTCAGGAAGTTCCCCCGGGTTATGATCCTGTTGTTCCTACAAAGCCAAAAACTAAGTCTGTTAAAAGgaatgaaagaaagaaggataAGCGGCTTCAG CAGGCTGCAGTTGAAAAGGGCAAAAACTCTGAAGCCATGGAAGATGGGAACATGGAAAAGGGAGCGCTACCTGCTGAAGATTTAGGCTGTGCATCTGAATCTTTTGAATCATTGGCATCTCAGATGAATGAGCTAGCTGTTTCTTCAAATTCCTCTGTAGACCTGGCAGATTCTTCAAATATGGAATCTCAGCTTCAAGATATTGATAAGAGAATTCGGGCTCTTAAAAAGAAG ATTCGACTAGCAGAAGCTCAGCAGCAGAAAACTATGTCACAGGAAATGAAGCCAGAGCAAATGGAGAAGTTGACAAAATTGGAAGGTTGGCGCCAAGAGCTGAAGCTTTTGGAGGTTAAAAATGCCGAAGAGGCATCGTCATGA
- the LOC18096628 gene encoding partner of Y14 and mago isoform X2 produces MADLSKTLEEGERIVTPSRRPDGTLRKPIRIRAGYTPQDEVAVYQSKGALWRKETQTQEVPPGYDPVVPTKPKTKSVKRNERKKDKRLQAAVEKGKNSEAMEDGNMEKGALPAEDLGCASESFESLASQMNELAVSSNSSVDLADSSNMESQLQDIDKRIRALKKKIRLAEAQQQKTMSQEMKPEQMEKLTKLEGWRQELKLLEVKNAEEASS; encoded by the exons ATGGCAGACTTAAGCAAAACCCTAGAAGAAGGGGAGAGAATTGTGACTCCCAGCAGACGACCTGACGGTACCCTTAGAAAACCCATTCGGATTCGGGCTGGTTATACCCCCCAAGACGAAGTCGCCGTCTACCAATCCAAAGGGGCCCTG TGGAGAAAGGAAACGCAGACTCAGGAAGTTCCCCCGGGTTATGATCCTGTTGTTCCTACAAAGCCAAAAACTAAGTCTGTTAAAAGgaatgaaagaaagaaggataAGCGGCTTCAG GCTGCAGTTGAAAAGGGCAAAAACTCTGAAGCCATGGAAGATGGGAACATGGAAAAGGGAGCGCTACCTGCTGAAGATTTAGGCTGTGCATCTGAATCTTTTGAATCATTGGCATCTCAGATGAATGAGCTAGCTGTTTCTTCAAATTCCTCTGTAGACCTGGCAGATTCTTCAAATATGGAATCTCAGCTTCAAGATATTGATAAGAGAATTCGGGCTCTTAAAAAGAAG ATTCGACTAGCAGAAGCTCAGCAGCAGAAAACTATGTCACAGGAAATGAAGCCAGAGCAAATGGAGAAGTTGACAAAATTGGAAGGTTGGCGCCAAGAGCTGAAGCTTTTGGAGGTTAAAAATGCCGAAGAGGCATCGTCATGA
- the LOC7480780 gene encoding pectinesterase translates to MLRKVVISAISLFLIVGAVIGVAALVQPHQKGSDGENEAGNISASMKIANQLCQPSDYKEACTKTLSSVNSTDPKEFVKHAILAASDAVTKSFNFSEELIVKASKDKREKMALDDCKELLDYAVQELQASMSMVGDSDLHTTNNRVAELQSWLSAVLAYQETCVDGFDDKSTIKPIIQQGFVNASQLTDNVLAIISGLSDFLKSMGLQFNIPSNSRRLLAEDGFPTWFSGADRKLLAAQDKGKVKPNAVVAQDGSGQFKTISAAIAAYPNKLKGRYIIYVKAGTYREYVTIDKKKPNVFIYGDGPRKTIVTGSKSFAKDGLGTWKTATFVAEADGFIAKSIGFQNTAGPDGHQAVALRVSSDMSAFLNCRMDGYQDTLLYQAKRQFYRNCVISGTVDFIFGYGAAVIQNSLIVVRRPNANQQNSVTADGRKENHATTGLVIHNCRIVPEQKLVADRFKIPTYLGRPWKPFSRTVVMESELADFIQPAGWMPWAGSLHLDTLYYAEYANRGAGANTNKRVNWKTFHVINRNEALRFTAGQFLQGAAWIKNAGVPVLLGLKR, encoded by the exons atgttgcGAAAAGTAGTTATTTCTGCTATTTCCCTCTTTCTTATTGTCGGTGCTGTCATCGGGGTGGCGGCTCTAGTGCAACCCCATCAGAAGGGATCCGATGGAGAAAACGAAGCAGGAAACATATCTGCATCAATGAAGATCGCTAATCAGCTATGTCAACCGTCAGATTACAAGGAGGCGTGCACCAAGACCCTCAGCTCTGTGAACAGCACCGATCCTAAGGAATTTGTCAAGCATGCTATATTAGCTGCCTCAGATGCTGTGACGAAATCATTCAACTTCTCCGAGGAATTGATCGTCAAGGCCAGTAAAGATAAGCGCGAGAAAATGGCCCTGGACGATTGCAAGGAGTTGTTGGACTATGCCGTTCAAGAACTTCAGGCGTCAATGTCAATGGTGGGAGATAGTGATTTGCACACCACAAATAACCGAGTTGCAGAGTTACAAAGTTGGTTGAGCGCTGTCCTTGCATATCAAGAAACATGCGTGGACGGGTTCGATGATAAGAGCACCATCAAGCCTATCATTCAACAAGGTTTCGTTAATGCTAGCCAGCTCACAGATAACGTTCTGGCTATCATCTCTGGCTTGTCAGACTTCCTCAAATCCATGGGCCTCCAGTTTAACATTCCTTCCAACTCTCGTCGCCTTCTTGCCGAGGATGGATTTCCCACCTGGTTCTCTGGGGCTGATCGTAAGCTTTTGGCTGCACAAGACAAGGGTAAGGTTAAACCAAATGCGGTTGTAGCTCAGGATGGTAGTGGACAGTTCAAGACCATCAGTGCAGCCATTGCTGCATATCCCAATAAACTCAAGGGACGATATATTATCTATGTTAAGGCTGGAACTTATCGCGAGTATGTTACTATTGACAAGAAGAAACCCAATGTGTTCATCTATGGTGATGGACCCAGGAAGACCATCGTCACCGGAAGCAAGAGCTTTGCCAAGGACGGTTTAGGCACATGGAAGACCGCTACTTTTG TGGCTGAAGCGGATGGTTTCATTGCCAAGTCGATCGGATTCCAAAACACTGCTGGTCCTGACGGGCACCAGGCTGTGGCACTTCGTGTAAGTTCTGATATGTCAGCATTCCTCAACTGCAGGATGGACGGGTATCAAGACACGTTGTTGTACCAAGCCAAGCGTCAATTCTACCGCAACTGTGTTATTTCTGGCACAGTTGATTTCATCTTCGGTTATGGCGCTGCTGTGATCCAAAACTCCTTGATTGTCGTCCGAAGACCTAATGCCAACCAGCAGAACTCGGTGACCGCAGACGGCAGGAAAGAGAATCATGCCACCACCGGTTTGGTCATCCACAACTGCAGGATTGTCCCTGAGCAGAAGCTAGTTGCTGATAGGTTCAAGATCCCAACATACCTCGGCAGGCCATGGAAGCCATTCTCCAGGACTGTTGTCATGGAATCAGAACTGGCAGATTTTATTCAGCCTGCGGGGTGGATGCCATGGGCCGGAAGCTTACATCTTGACACTTTGTACTATGCAGAGTATGCCAACAGAGGCGCTGGTGCAAATACCAACAAGAGGGTGAACTGGAAAACTTTCCATGTCATTAACAGGAACGAGGCTCTTCGATTCACCGCTGGCCAATTCCTTCAGGGCGCTGCTTGGATTAAAAATGCTGGAGTGCCTGTCTTGCTTGGCCTAAAACGATGA